Proteins encoded in a region of the Marinomonas maritima genome:
- the fdhF gene encoding formate dehydrogenase subunit alpha produces the protein MLQHFDPKKDYGTPVSLSEKLVTLEIDGVEISVPEGTSVMRAAALVDINIPKLCATDSLEAFGSCRLCAVQVEGRRGTPASCTTPAEQGMKVWTQNEKLAKLRRNIMELYISDHPLDCLTCPANGDCELQDMAGAVGLREVRYGFDGENHLDAPKDTSNPYFTFDASKCIVCSRCVRACEEVQGTFALTIDGRGFDSKVAAGQNESFLDSECVSCGACVQACPTATLSENSIIELGQPEHSVVTTCAYCGVGCSFRAEMKGDQLVRMVPDKGGDANHGHSCVKGRFAFGYATHKDRIKTPMIRDSIDQPWKEVGWEEAISFAASRLKGIQAEHGRESIGGITSSRCTNEETYLVQKLIRAAFGNNNTDTCARVCHSPTGYGLKQTLGESAGTQTFDSIMKSDCVLVIGANPTDAHPVFGSMMRRRLREGASLIVADPREIDLLKTPHLGDAAHLPLRPGSNVAMINALSHVVITEGLEDTNFIAKRCESDAYVKWRAFITESRNSPEEVEEITGVSAAAVREAARTFAKAPNAAIYYGLGVTEHSQGSTMVMGIANLALATGNIGRDGVGVNPLRGQNNVQGSCDMGSFPHELPGYQHVSDPVARGRFEAAWGVKLDDEPGLRIPNMFDAAIAGQFRALYVQGEDIAQSDPNTHHVEAALKALDCLIVQDIFLNETAKFAHVLLPGSSFLEKNGTFTNAERRINRVRKVMPPVAGKEDWEVTVDLANALGYSMKYNHPSEIMDEIASLTPSFAGVNYEKLDKHGSLQWPCNDEFPVGSPIMHVDSFPTLEGKGHFAITEFVPTTERANRKFPLLLTTGRILSQYNVGAQTRRTDNQTWHDEDILELHSHDAEERGVISGDWLGISSRAGQTVLRALISDRMQPGVVYTTFHHPGSGANVITTNNSDWATNCPEYKVTAVQVEKVSQPSEWQKEFVANHHRQQKFLSEAEPVSANGE, from the coding sequence ATGTTACAGCATTTTGATCCCAAAAAAGATTATGGAACACCTGTCTCACTGAGTGAAAAGTTAGTGACGCTTGAAATTGATGGTGTTGAGATCAGCGTGCCGGAAGGAACCTCCGTGATGCGAGCGGCCGCCTTAGTTGATATCAATATTCCTAAGCTTTGTGCAACGGATAGTTTAGAAGCTTTTGGTTCTTGTCGTCTTTGTGCGGTACAAGTCGAAGGACGCCGTGGGACGCCAGCGTCATGCACCACACCGGCAGAACAAGGCATGAAAGTTTGGACCCAAAATGAAAAGCTAGCCAAACTTCGCCGTAACATAATGGAACTGTATATTTCTGATCACCCTTTGGATTGCTTAACGTGCCCTGCGAATGGTGACTGTGAATTACAGGACATGGCAGGTGCTGTTGGTCTAAGGGAGGTTCGTTACGGTTTTGATGGGGAAAATCACTTAGATGCTCCAAAAGATACGTCAAACCCATATTTCACCTTTGATGCAAGTAAATGCATTGTTTGTTCACGTTGTGTGCGTGCTTGTGAAGAAGTTCAGGGTACCTTCGCTTTGACAATTGATGGCCGTGGCTTTGATTCAAAGGTGGCTGCAGGTCAGAATGAATCCTTCTTAGATTCTGAGTGTGTGTCTTGTGGTGCCTGTGTTCAAGCTTGTCCAACTGCGACATTATCTGAGAACTCTATTATCGAATTGGGGCAGCCGGAGCATAGTGTCGTAACAACCTGTGCGTACTGTGGCGTTGGTTGTTCCTTCCGTGCAGAAATGAAAGGTGATCAACTTGTTCGCATGGTGCCAGATAAAGGCGGCGATGCAAATCATGGTCACTCTTGTGTAAAAGGGCGCTTTGCTTTTGGTTATGCAACACACAAAGACCGTATTAAAACGCCAATGATTCGTGATTCGATTGACCAGCCTTGGAAAGAAGTCGGCTGGGAAGAGGCTATTTCTTTTGCCGCTAGCCGTTTGAAAGGCATTCAAGCAGAGCATGGCCGTGAAAGTATAGGTGGTATCACGTCTTCACGCTGTACCAACGAAGAAACCTACCTTGTACAAAAACTGATTCGTGCCGCATTCGGTAATAACAATACAGATACTTGCGCCCGTGTTTGTCATAGTCCAACAGGCTATGGTTTAAAACAGACTCTAGGGGAATCAGCTGGAACGCAGACATTTGACTCCATTATGAAGTCAGATTGTGTTTTGGTTATTGGTGCAAACCCAACAGATGCCCATCCAGTGTTTGGTTCAATGATGCGTCGCCGTCTACGTGAGGGCGCAAGTTTGATCGTTGCCGATCCACGTGAAATTGACTTATTGAAAACGCCACATCTAGGTGATGCCGCTCATTTGCCATTACGCCCGGGTTCTAACGTTGCAATGATCAACGCGCTGTCACACGTCGTTATTACTGAAGGCTTGGAAGATACTAATTTCATTGCTAAGCGTTGTGAGTCAGATGCTTATGTTAAATGGCGTGCTTTTATCACCGAGTCTCGTAACTCCCCAGAGGAAGTTGAAGAGATTACTGGTGTGTCAGCAGCAGCCGTACGTGAAGCGGCTCGCACTTTTGCTAAAGCGCCTAATGCAGCCATTTATTATGGTTTGGGAGTAACCGAGCACAGCCAAGGTTCCACTATGGTTATGGGGATAGCTAACCTTGCATTGGCGACCGGTAACATTGGTCGTGATGGTGTGGGCGTTAATCCATTGCGTGGACAAAATAACGTGCAAGGCTCTTGTGATATGGGCTCGTTTCCGCATGAGTTGCCAGGTTATCAGCATGTATCTGATCCAGTAGCTCGTGGTCGTTTCGAAGCCGCATGGGGTGTGAAGTTAGACGATGAGCCGGGCTTGCGCATTCCAAACATGTTTGATGCGGCTATTGCTGGTCAATTCCGCGCCTTATATGTTCAGGGTGAAGATATTGCACAATCTGACCCTAATACTCATCATGTTGAAGCGGCTCTAAAAGCATTGGACTGCCTAATCGTTCAGGATATATTTTTGAATGAAACTGCGAAGTTTGCTCATGTCTTATTACCCGGTTCTTCTTTCCTAGAGAAGAATGGTACCTTTACGAATGCTGAGCGTCGTATTAACCGTGTACGTAAAGTAATGCCGCCAGTAGCAGGCAAAGAAGATTGGGAAGTAACCGTAGACCTTGCGAATGCCTTAGGTTATTCCATGAAATATAACCACCCATCTGAGATTATGGATGAGATAGCATCGTTAACACCAAGTTTCGCGGGTGTAAACTACGAAAAACTTGATAAACATGGCAGCTTACAATGGCCGTGCAATGATGAATTTCCTGTTGGTTCGCCAATTATGCATGTGGATAGTTTCCCAACGCTTGAAGGTAAAGGTCATTTTGCAATCACTGAATTTGTACCAACTACAGAGCGTGCAAACCGCAAATTTCCATTGCTGTTAACTACTGGACGTATACTGAGCCAGTACAATGTTGGGGCGCAAACACGACGTACGGATAATCAGACTTGGCATGATGAAGATATTTTGGAGCTTCATTCTCATGATGCTGAAGAACGAGGTGTCATTAGTGGTGATTGGTTGGGAATCAGCAGTCGAGCTGGACAGACAGTGCTACGAGCACTGATTAGTGATCGTATGCAGCCGGGTGTGGTATACACCACCTTCCATCATCCAGGAAGTGGTGCAAACGTGATTACCACCAATAACTCAGACTGGGCGACAAACTGTCCTGAGTATAAGGTCACTGCAGTGCAGGTTGAGAAGGTTTCTCAGCCCTCTGAATGGCAAAAGGAGTTTGTTGCTAATCATCACCGTCAACAAAAATTTCTCTCAGAAGCCGAACCTGTTAGCGCAAATGGTGAGTAA
- a CDS encoding formate dehydrogenase subunit delta, with protein MHQSEEEHLIEMINQIALNNISAGDESAVADVIAGHVKKFWPRRMKVILKNYIDQGGSELHPAALSAGKKLFVAID; from the coding sequence ATGCACCAAAGTGAAGAAGAACATTTAATCGAAATGATTAATCAAATTGCACTTAATAATATTAGCGCTGGGGATGAGTCTGCTGTTGCGGATGTTATTGCTGGTCATGTTAAAAAGTTTTGGCCACGGCGTATGAAGGTGATACTTAAGAATTATATTGATCAAGGTGGGTCAGAGCTTCATCCTGCCGCCTTGTCGGCTGGAAAGAAGCTCTTTGTGGCAATCGATTAA
- the htpX gene encoding protease HtpX, which yields MRIILFLLTNLAVMVVAGIVLSLLGVNGYMTSNGLDFTSLLIFCGVFGFTGSIISLLLSKFMAKRGSGAVVIEQPRNHKEAWLLDTVKELSQKAGIKMPEVAIFPAHDANAFATGWNRNAALVAVSSGMLDRFSPDEIKAVLGHEIGHVANGDMITLSLIQGVVNTFVMFFARIAAYAVDQFLRKNDNEGSVGWGYYIATFVFEIIFGVLASMIVMWFSRFREFRADEAGARLAGKNAMIAALVRLQQEHEESRMPDSMLAFGIRRGKTPTMGELFSSHPPIEIRIKALQAL from the coding sequence ATGCGCATTATCCTGTTTTTGCTGACAAACCTCGCCGTCATGGTGGTGGCAGGTATTGTCTTAAGTCTTTTGGGCGTTAATGGTTACATGACCAGCAATGGCCTCGATTTTACCTCTTTGCTGATCTTTTGCGGTGTCTTTGGCTTTACAGGCAGCATCATTTCACTCCTATTATCTAAATTCATGGCGAAACGTGGCTCGGGTGCCGTTGTAATTGAGCAACCACGCAACCACAAAGAAGCATGGCTACTTGACACAGTAAAAGAACTTTCGCAAAAGGCAGGTATTAAAATGCCAGAAGTTGCGATTTTCCCCGCTCACGATGCAAACGCGTTCGCCACAGGCTGGAACAGAAACGCGGCGTTAGTCGCAGTTTCGAGCGGCATGCTAGATCGCTTCTCGCCCGATGAAATTAAAGCAGTATTGGGTCATGAGATAGGACACGTCGCAAACGGAGACATGATCACCCTGTCACTCATTCAAGGCGTGGTTAACACTTTTGTTATGTTCTTTGCACGTATCGCCGCATATGCCGTCGATCAATTCTTACGTAAAAATGATAACGAAGGCTCCGTGGGTTGGGGTTATTACATTGCGACATTTGTATTTGAAATCATCTTCGGTGTATTGGCCTCAATGATTGTTATGTGGTTCTCTCGCTTTCGCGAATTTAGAGCGGACGAAGCCGGGGCTCGTTTGGCAGGAAAAAACGCCATGATTGCCGCACTCGTACGATTACAGCAAGAACATGAAGAAAGCCGCATGCCAGACTCCATGCTTGCTTTTGGTATACGCCGTGGCAAAACACCAACAATGGGCGAGCTATTCTCTAGCCACCCACCAATTGAAATCAGAATAAAAGCATTACAAGCACTTTAA
- a CDS encoding pyridoxal phosphate-dependent aminotransferase, producing MQIRKSNKLANICYEIRGPVLKEAVRMEEEGQRILKLNIGNPAAFGFEAPDEILVDVIRNLPTSQGYCESKGLYSARKAVMQKYQAMGIKSADVNHVWMGNGVSELIVMAMQGLLNDGDEILIPAPDYPLWTAAATLSGGYVKHYLCDEGAGWQPDINDIRSKISNKTKAIVIINPNNPTGAVYEKGILESIINLADEHNLLIFSDEIYDKILYDDAQHIPTATLTEGRAPCITFGGLSKVYRTAGFRSGWMVITGDRAGISDYIEGLDILSSMRLCANVPAQHAVQTALGGYQSINELIIPGGRFYEQRKVAWEALDSIPGVHCHKPEGALYLFPRLDPKIYKIKNDMDLVLQFLREEKVLIVQGTGFNWPTPDHVRFVFLPHIEELTPTMERFAAFLGRLRKR from the coding sequence GTGCAAATTCGCAAATCAAACAAACTCGCCAATATATGCTATGAAATTCGTGGCCCAGTACTAAAAGAAGCCGTTCGGATGGAAGAAGAGGGGCAGCGCATACTTAAGCTTAATATAGGCAACCCTGCCGCATTTGGCTTTGAGGCTCCCGATGAAATACTCGTTGACGTCATTCGCAACCTACCCACCTCTCAAGGCTATTGCGAATCCAAGGGTCTTTACTCGGCTCGCAAGGCTGTTATGCAAAAGTATCAAGCAATGGGCATCAAATCTGCGGATGTAAACCATGTTTGGATGGGGAACGGTGTCAGCGAACTTATTGTCATGGCCATGCAAGGACTTCTAAACGACGGTGATGAAATTCTCATACCTGCCCCTGACTACCCTCTTTGGACCGCTGCTGCCACCCTCTCAGGCGGCTATGTAAAGCATTACCTCTGCGACGAAGGTGCCGGCTGGCAACCAGACATCAATGACATTCGCTCAAAAATATCCAACAAAACCAAAGCCATCGTCATTATAAATCCGAACAACCCAACGGGTGCCGTATATGAAAAAGGCATACTAGAGTCAATAATTAATCTTGCTGATGAACACAACCTCCTAATTTTCTCGGATGAAATTTACGACAAAATCCTCTATGACGACGCCCAGCATATTCCTACTGCTACATTGACAGAAGGCCGCGCACCTTGCATTACGTTCGGTGGACTCTCAAAAGTCTACCGTACCGCTGGTTTTCGTTCAGGCTGGATGGTCATTACGGGAGATAGAGCCGGTATCAGTGATTATATAGAAGGGTTAGACATTCTCAGCTCTATGAGACTATGCGCCAACGTACCCGCTCAGCATGCCGTACAAACCGCATTAGGTGGATACCAAAGCATTAATGAGCTAATCATCCCAGGCGGTCGCTTTTATGAGCAACGCAAAGTAGCGTGGGAAGCGCTTGACTCAATTCCCGGCGTTCATTGCCATAAACCTGAAGGGGCGTTGTATTTATTCCCTCGACTCGACCCAAAAATATACAAAATTAAAAATGACATGGATCTTGTCTTGCAGTTCTTACGAGAAGAAAAAGTACTCATTGTTCAAGGCACTGGGTTTAATTGGCCTACACCAGATCATGTTCGTTTTGTCTTTTTACCACACATCGAAGAACTAACACCTACCATGGAACGATTCGCTGCCTTTTTAGGTCGATTAAGAAAGCGCTAA
- a CDS encoding YajG family lipoprotein — protein MLNKKLLLTLSLSTLLLAGCSTTHYISVTPQADVKGKTFTNERVINVTTSTKLTSSIGFIKTSINERADIFTTNDVKQSVKDSVLAGLRELGFTPEQGVMPAADLQIEITKMSYTTTVETLKTVATLEFELKTTLAAKGQTYKANYGSEKVREYGTMPYQQSVQDDMNSLASQTVNRLLSDPNIITLLK, from the coding sequence ATGCTAAACAAAAAACTATTATTAACCCTGTCACTTTCAACGCTTTTATTAGCGGGCTGCTCTACAACACATTATATAAGCGTCACTCCGCAGGCTGATGTAAAAGGCAAAACTTTCACCAATGAGAGAGTTATCAATGTCACCACCAGCACCAAACTGACTAGTTCCATTGGCTTTATTAAAACAAGTATTAATGAACGAGCTGACATTTTTACAACAAACGACGTCAAACAAAGCGTTAAGGATAGCGTATTGGCAGGCTTGCGCGAATTAGGCTTCACTCCAGAACAAGGCGTGATGCCAGCAGCAGACCTACAAATTGAAATAACCAAGATGAGCTACACCACGACAGTCGAAACACTAAAAACCGTGGCCACATTAGAATTTGAACTAAAAACTACGCTAGCAGCGAAAGGACAGACCTACAAAGCCAACTACGGCTCTGAGAAAGTGAGAGAGTACGGCACAATGCCCTACCAGCAATCCGTTCAGGACGATATGAATAGCTTGGCTAGCCAAACAGTCAACCGCTTACTAAGCGATCCAAACATTATCACTTTACTTAAATAA
- the pabC gene encoding aminodeoxychorismate lyase: MTWFVNYRLEESVSVADRGLAYGDGVFETIRAFPQYFLQIDDHLSRLYRGLYKLGMPFSSDQKKVLSDFLDKNVQSLIRNESVVKIIVTRGVGGRGYLAPEHCIHSIIIGILPAPAYQDHRTKGVSLSISPVPISSNRFLSGIKHLNRLENVMAKQFLKAADFEAIMLNDRQELVECIQSNLFWVVKGIFYTPSLQLSGVQGTYRKGIIENQESYTVQIGHYSLPDLMAADEVFITNSLMGVVPVIHIAGTSFPIGIHTRKLQITNFNAS; encoded by the coding sequence ATGACTTGGTTCGTTAACTACAGATTAGAAGAATCTGTTTCCGTTGCCGATCGTGGTTTGGCTTACGGCGATGGTGTATTTGAAACCATCCGTGCGTTTCCTCAGTATTTCCTACAAATTGATGATCATCTTTCTCGTTTATATCGAGGGCTATATAAGCTCGGTATGCCTTTTTCATCCGATCAAAAAAAAGTCTTATCAGATTTCTTAGATAAAAATGTTCAGTCTTTGATTCGTAATGAGTCGGTTGTAAAAATTATCGTTACCCGTGGAGTAGGTGGAAGAGGCTATTTAGCGCCTGAACACTGCATTCATTCCATCATTATCGGTATTTTACCGGCTCCAGCTTATCAAGATCACCGCACCAAAGGCGTCTCACTCTCAATTTCTCCTGTTCCTATCAGTAGCAATCGCTTTTTATCTGGCATTAAACACTTAAACCGGTTGGAAAATGTCATGGCCAAACAGTTTTTAAAGGCAGCTGATTTTGAAGCCATCATGTTAAATGACCGTCAAGAATTGGTGGAGTGTATTCAAAGTAATCTTTTTTGGGTTGTGAAAGGTATTTTCTATACGCCTTCCCTTCAGCTGTCTGGAGTACAGGGTACTTATCGAAAGGGCATTATAGAAAACCAAGAGAGCTATACTGTTCAGATTGGGCATTATTCACTGCCTGACCTGATGGCAGCAGATGAGGTTTTTATTACTAATAGCTTGATGGGGGTCGTACCTGTCATTCATATTGCTGGAACATCTTTTCCGATTGGCATTCATACTCGGAAATTACAAATTACAAATTTCAATGCAAGCTAA
- the mltG gene encoding endolytic transglycosylase MltG has translation MALIKWFYRVIFLFITLSAILAGYLYYSITAPVVLTSVETFEVRSGDSSHSLGDELSKKGLIAYPFLTRVVSKLNPEWVPKVGKYAIKPEMNLLDIMALFDSGQSIFYSITLLEGKTTQDFLLAMKVRGNITMTLLDSSNEEIVKKLGLEVAHPEGQFFANTYRYHEGDTDASILKHAHELMTQTLTDLWEHKVPDLPYKSAYDALIMASIIEKETGVPDERPLIAQVFISRLKKGMRLQTDPTVIYGLGSSFKGNLTRKGLQDMSPYNTYRFHGLPPTPIANVGREAIEAALNPEQTKALYFVAKGDGTHAFSNTLIEHNQAVRKYQFKRREDYRSTPENTK, from the coding sequence ATGGCGCTTATTAAGTGGTTTTATCGTGTTATTTTTCTGTTTATCACCTTGTCGGCTATATTGGCAGGCTACCTTTATTACTCTATTACGGCTCCGGTGGTATTAACGTCCGTTGAAACGTTTGAAGTTCGTTCAGGGGATAGTTCTCATAGTTTAGGTGATGAGCTGAGCAAAAAAGGGTTGATCGCTTATCCTTTTCTTACTCGCGTTGTTTCAAAGCTGAATCCTGAATGGGTTCCTAAGGTTGGAAAGTACGCAATCAAGCCTGAAATGAACTTATTGGACATTATGGCGCTGTTTGATTCTGGGCAATCCATTTTTTATTCTATTACTTTGCTGGAAGGGAAAACGACTCAAGACTTCTTGTTAGCGATGAAAGTTCGGGGCAACATCACTATGACGCTGCTGGATTCTTCGAATGAAGAAATAGTTAAAAAGTTAGGGCTTGAGGTAGCGCATCCAGAAGGGCAGTTTTTTGCGAATACCTATCGCTATCATGAGGGTGATACGGACGCTAGTATCTTGAAGCATGCGCATGAATTAATGACTCAAACCTTGACAGATTTATGGGAACATAAAGTGCCAGATTTACCTTATAAATCGGCGTATGACGCCTTAATTATGGCGTCTATTATTGAAAAAGAAACCGGCGTGCCGGATGAACGACCTTTGATTGCTCAGGTGTTCATTAGTCGACTAAAAAAAGGCATGCGACTGCAGACTGATCCGACGGTAATTTACGGTCTAGGGAGCTCGTTTAAAGGCAATTTGACCCGCAAAGGCTTACAAGATATGTCGCCCTACAATACTTACCGATTCCATGGTTTGCCACCAACACCCATTGCGAATGTGGGGCGAGAGGCTATCGAAGCGGCTTTGAACCCTGAGCAAACCAAAGCCTTATATTTTGTTGCTAAAGGCGATGGGACGCATGCTTTTTCTAACACTCTAATAGAGCACAATCAGGCCGTAAGAAAATATCAGTTTAAGCGTCGAGAAGATTATCGATCAACTCCAGAAAATACGAAATAG
- the tmk gene encoding dTMP kinase produces the protein MRGKFISLEGGEGSGKSTAIHFIRQWLESHNISYILTREPGGTPLAEEIRQLILTPREEPVNNVTELLLVFAARAQHLAEKIQPALDKGTWVISDRFLDSSYVYQGKARGGDTKVLDQLASWVVGNNKPDATLVLDVPVELGQERVVQRQHQDRLDKESVLFHQKVRDGFLERASADPQRVKVIDASLSLDAVQKQIEDQLVQLSETWSGDA, from the coding sequence ATGAGAGGTAAATTTATTTCGCTTGAAGGTGGAGAAGGTAGTGGTAAGTCAACGGCGATTCACTTTATTCGCCAGTGGCTGGAGTCTCATAATATCTCTTACATACTGACTCGAGAACCTGGTGGCACGCCCCTGGCGGAAGAGATTCGTCAGCTGATATTAACGCCTAGAGAAGAGCCGGTGAATAATGTCACCGAGTTGTTGCTTGTATTTGCTGCCAGAGCTCAGCATTTGGCAGAAAAGATACAGCCCGCATTAGATAAAGGCACATGGGTGATCAGTGATCGATTTTTGGATTCGAGTTATGTGTATCAAGGCAAAGCCCGCGGTGGTGATACTAAGGTTTTAGATCAATTGGCCAGTTGGGTCGTTGGTAACAACAAGCCAGATGCTACGTTGGTTTTAGATGTTCCTGTTGAATTAGGGCAAGAGCGCGTAGTACAGCGTCAACATCAAGACCGTTTGGATAAAGAGTCAGTGCTCTTTCATCAGAAAGTGCGTGATGGTTTTCTTGAACGCGCAAGCGCAGACCCACAGAGAGTCAAGGTGATTGATGCGAGCCTATCTTTAGATGCTGTGCAAAAACAAATTGAAGATCAGTTGGTGCAGTTGAGTGAAACTTGGTCTGGTGATGCGTAA
- the holB gene encoding DNA polymerase III subunit delta', whose protein sequence is MTKIAHWLIPCLRQVQVLKQTNSLSHALLVTGADGVGQEQLAREIVKDLMCEGGQAAACGQCHSCELMRADTHPDFRVLDGEASTIKVDQVRLLVRQINQKPQIGQNKVVLITHAQAMNINAANAVLKALEEPAPRTYFVLTSSQSTSLLPTIRSRCLLVSVPTPTVDDVKQWLLQFPDHQELSSLFWLTIQPFRLLSIQQQGKAKLYAGLPEQLNAMLQGTTAVSDVLKGLDSNNIGDYCNGLAAILHQCICHSTGAPLDGALHAIYSTLITRLNIQSLMLRYQALQKLKADLKKTNLNPIIQLTHELNQW, encoded by the coding sequence ATGACAAAAATTGCTCATTGGTTGATTCCTTGTTTGCGACAAGTTCAAGTTTTGAAACAAACGAATAGTCTCTCTCATGCTTTGTTAGTGACGGGAGCGGATGGTGTAGGGCAAGAGCAACTTGCTCGTGAAATTGTCAAAGACTTGATGTGCGAAGGTGGTCAGGCTGCAGCTTGTGGACAGTGCCATTCATGTGAGTTGATGCGAGCCGATACACATCCAGATTTCCGTGTTTTAGATGGTGAGGCGTCGACTATTAAAGTCGATCAAGTGCGTTTATTAGTAAGGCAAATAAATCAAAAACCGCAAATAGGTCAAAATAAAGTTGTCTTAATTACGCACGCTCAAGCGATGAACATCAACGCAGCAAACGCCGTATTAAAAGCATTAGAAGAGCCCGCGCCGCGTACTTATTTTGTGCTTACCAGTTCGCAATCCACCAGTCTTTTGCCAACCATAAGAAGCCGATGCCTTTTGGTCAGCGTACCTACCCCGACTGTTGATGACGTAAAACAGTGGTTGCTGCAGTTTCCAGATCACCAAGAGTTAAGCTCTCTGTTTTGGTTAACTATACAACCTTTTCGTTTATTGTCGATTCAGCAACAAGGTAAAGCTAAACTATACGCTGGCTTGCCTGAGCAGCTGAATGCCATGTTGCAAGGCACGACAGCAGTTAGTGATGTATTAAAAGGGTTGGACAGTAATAATATTGGAGATTATTGCAACGGACTGGCGGCTATTCTGCATCAGTGTATTTGTCATTCAACAGGCGCCCCATTAGATGGCGCCTTACATGCGATATATTCAACCTTGATAACAAGGTTGAATATTCAATCGCTCATGTTGCGTTATCAAGCGCTACAAAAACTGAAGGCAGACCTTAAAAAAACAAACTTAAACCCCATAATACAACTCACACACGAATTGAATCAGTGGTAA
- a CDS encoding TatD family hydrolase, translating into MLIDTHCHLDMLDLAPYNDDMNLAIDAAYQKGVRQLLSISVDLNKMDTILGFTKRNGVYASCGVHPLQSEGLIQDELLLRQYAANPKVIAIGETGLDYFYETSALAHEAQKTSFIHHLKAAGSLGLPVIVHTRNAKEDTLSLIKQYGNRDTAGVLHCFTEDYEMAKSALDENYLISISGIVTFKTAADLKETVRKLPLESLIVETDSPYLAPVPYRGKKNEPKYVSEIAQYVADLKGIRYEALLEATAANFHRVFSKVNPQHQLQLGTE; encoded by the coding sequence ATGTTAATTGATACCCATTGCCATCTCGACATGCTGGATCTGGCACCTTATAACGATGATATGAACTTGGCCATTGATGCGGCGTATCAAAAAGGTGTCAGGCAGTTACTGAGTATCTCTGTTGATCTGAATAAAATGGATACAATATTAGGGTTCACTAAACGCAATGGTGTTTATGCTAGTTGTGGCGTTCACCCGTTGCAGAGTGAAGGCTTAATTCAGGACGAACTTTTGCTGCGACAATACGCTGCGAACCCTAAAGTGATTGCGATCGGTGAAACAGGATTGGATTATTTTTATGAGACATCAGCGTTGGCCCATGAAGCCCAAAAGACCAGTTTCATTCATCACCTTAAAGCGGCTGGGTCGCTTGGTTTGCCTGTCATTGTTCACACCCGAAATGCAAAAGAAGACACATTGTCACTGATCAAGCAGTATGGTAATCGAGATACCGCTGGTGTTTTGCATTGTTTTACTGAAGATTATGAAATGGCCAAATCGGCATTGGATGAAAACTATTTGATTTCCATTTCTGGAATTGTAACGTTTAAAACCGCAGCGGATCTTAAGGAAACAGTTCGTAAACTTCCTTTGGAGTCTTTGATTGTCGAAACAGATTCGCCATATCTTGCTCCTGTGCCTTATCGAGGTAAGAAGAATGAGCCTAAATACGTATCGGAAATCGCTCAGTATGTAGCAGATTTAAAAGGTATTCGTTATGAGGCTTTGTTAGAAGCAACTGCCGCGAATTTTCATCGTGTGTTTTCAAAAGTAAACCCACAACATCAGCTTCAGCTTGGTACAGAATAG